The following DNA comes from Candidatus Hydrogenedentota bacterium.
ATTGTAGACAGCGGCCGTTTCGACTGGAACAATGGTAAGTTTCCGGAGCTGACCGAACCCTGCGCCAGTTATCATGGTATGAAATTTTATGAAACTTTTAAGCCCGTTGGAAATATCAGTTATATCTTGAAAGCACGGGTGACGCTGCTGCGCGATATGGGCGCGTGCCTGTCGCCGTTTAACGCCTTTTTATTTTTGCAGGGTCTTGAAACCTTGCATTTGCGTGTGCCGCGACACAGTGAAAACGCCCTTGCCGTGGCGCGTCATCTGGAAGGACATCCTGCTGTGGACTGGGTCAATTATCCCGGTCTGCCGAGTCACCGTGATTATGAGCGCTCTCAGAAATATTTGCCTGCCGGTCAGGGCGCTATTTTGGGATTTGGC
Coding sequences within:
- a CDS encoding bifunctional O-acetylhomoserine aminocarboxypropyltransferase/cysteine synthase (catalyzes the formation of L-methionine and acetate from O-acetyl-L-homoserine and methanethiol); its protein translation is IVDSGRFDWNNGKFPELTEPCASYHGMKFYETFKPVGNISYILKARVTLLRDMGACLSPFNAFLFLQGLETLHLRVPRHSENALAVARHLEGHPAVDWVNYPGLPSHRDYERSQKYLPAGQGAILGFGIKGGSDAAVKFINSCQLASHLANILDARTLVIHPATTTHQQLSPEEQHGAGISPAFIRVSVGLEDIADILEDFDQALHLSQQ